Within Deltaproteobacteria bacterium, the genomic segment ATAGGATTGTGATCGTTGCCAAAAATGGCATCATCTTTTATGCTATTGTTTTCAACCTTGATTAAGGGAAAAAGGAGGAGACCTGATGATAGACACTATTCACAACACGAGACACAGGCCGATGCCTCTTGAGGGGATAAAGATAGTGGAATATGGGGTCTTCCATGCTGGCCCTGGAGCCAGTTCAATCCTCGGCGACTTGGGGGCCGATGTAGTGAAGATAGAGTCAGGGTTAGGCGATCCAGAGCGTTACTGGACTAGGTTGGGACGGATTGACATGTCCTTCACGGATGGGGAGAACCTTTATTTTCAGATATCAAATCGGAACAAAAAGGGGATTTATCTCGATATTGAAAAAGAGAATGGACGTGAGATTTTCCATCGTCTGATTAAAGAGGCAGATGTTTTTCTCACAAACCTACGCCAAAGCACAAAAGCCAAATTGGGCATTGATTATAACAGCCTGCACCCGGTGAATCCTAAGATCATCCACGCCAATGTCTCAGGATACGGACCCGAGGGCCCGATGAAGGATCTTGGCGCTTTCGATCCTCTTGGTCTCGCCCGCTCAGGATTAATGTTTGTGACCGGCGCGTCAGAGCCTGCCTTACTACATGGGGGGGTTATTGACCAGGCAACGGCCATCGCGACAAGCCATGCTATTTTGACCGCTCTTCTTGTCCGAGAACGGTCTGGAATAGGTCAAGAAGTACATGTCTCCCTTTATGGAACAGGGCTTTGGCTGATGTATCCCAATATGATGTTGTCCAATGTTTTATCGCTTGGTCCGATGGATATTTCACCTAACCGCTACGACCA encodes:
- a CDS encoding CoA transferase, whose amino-acid sequence is MIDTIHNTRHRPMPLEGIKIVEYGVFHAGPGASSILGDLGADVVKIESGLGDPERYWTRLGRIDMSFTDGENLYFQISNRNKKGIYLDIEKENGREIFHRLIKEADVFLTNLRQSTKAKLGIDYNSLHPVNPKIIHANVSGYGPEGPMKDLGAFDPLGLARSGLMFVTGASEPALLHGGVIDQATAIATSHAILTALLVRERSGIGQEVHVSLYGTGLWLMYPNMMLSNVLSLGPMDISPNRYDHSPLRNFFRCKDEKWVMATHHPEEKYWPLFCKATGQTTLLDDPRFKDNSGREDHCAELVAIFDKVFATKTRDEWVETLLKEKLMVCPVLNINEIKNDPQAQVNGYMVNFKDRLLGDVTIPGYPIHFSANQAGTRSFAPTLGEHTDLVMRQIGYTDQEIQELKKEGVIK